The Pseudomonas sp. R4-35-07 genome contains a region encoding:
- a CDS encoding DUF2388 domain-containing protein: MSRLRLLCTAALLAVAANANASSFIVTTDSIVGALKATSDATSDATSSLRDNKVVRAARDDAASFVASEGAIRGVKLESALAQIRQQAPQLSTATDAQLAQAILAI, encoded by the coding sequence ATGTCCCGTCTTCGCCTGCTGTGCACCGCCGCCCTGTTGGCCGTTGCTGCCAATGCCAACGCGAGCAGCTTTATCGTCACCACCGATTCGATCGTTGGCGCACTGAAAGCCACCTCCGACGCCACCTCTGATGCCACATCCTCACTGCGCGACAACAAAGTGGTGCGAGCCGCCCGTGACGACGCGGCCAGTTTTGTCGCCAGCGAAGGCGCCATCCGAGGTGTGAAACTGGAAAGCGCCCTGGCCCAGATCCGCCAGCAGGCACCGCAGTTGAGCACCGCCACCGACGCTCAATTGGCCCAGGCCATCCTGGCGATCTAA
- a CDS encoding CitMHS family transporter, producing MLTFLGFAMVITFMFLIMTKRLSALIALIIVPILFALFGGFAPKIGPMMLEGITKLAPTGVMLMFAILYFALMIDSGLFDPAVRKILKMVKGDPLKVSVGTAVLALVVSLDGDGATTYMICVAAMLPLYQRIGMSPRIMAGLIILAGGVMNMTPWGGPTARAASALHVDPSDIFVPMIPAMAAGVVAILVIAYMYGKRERARLGELHLQGDEIDHSDISVSQFPDARRPKLIWFNGALTLALMCTLIAGLLPLPVLFMVAFSIAMIVNYPCLQQQKDRVAAHAGSVLAVVGLIFAAGIFTGILSGTGMVDAMSKSLLAVIPEAMGPYLAVITALASMPFTFFMSNDAFYYGVLPVLAEAASHYGITAVEMARASIVGQPVHLLSPLVPSTYLLVALAGIEFGDHQRFTLKWAVLVCLCIMFAALLMGIFPLFSNL from the coding sequence ATGCTGACTTTCCTTGGCTTCGCCATGGTCATCACGTTCATGTTCCTGATCATGACCAAGCGCCTGTCTGCGCTGATCGCCTTGATCATCGTGCCTATCCTGTTCGCGCTGTTCGGCGGCTTCGCGCCGAAGATCGGCCCGATGATGCTCGAAGGCATCACCAAGCTCGCGCCGACCGGCGTGATGCTGATGTTCGCCATCCTCTACTTTGCCCTGATGATCGACTCCGGCCTGTTCGACCCGGCCGTGCGCAAGATCCTCAAGATGGTCAAGGGCGACCCGTTGAAAGTCTCGGTCGGCACCGCCGTGCTGGCCCTGGTGGTGTCCCTCGACGGTGACGGCGCCACCACTTACATGATCTGCGTCGCCGCCATGTTGCCGCTGTACCAGCGCATCGGCATGAGCCCGCGGATCATGGCCGGCCTGATCATTCTTGCCGGTGGCGTAATGAACATGACCCCCTGGGGTGGGCCGACGGCCCGCGCCGCCAGTGCGCTGCATGTGGACCCTTCGGACATCTTCGTGCCGATGATCCCGGCCATGGCCGCCGGCGTGGTGGCGATCCTGGTGATTGCCTACATGTACGGCAAGCGCGAGCGCGCCCGCCTGGGTGAACTGCACCTGCAGGGCGACGAGATCGACCACAGCGACATCAGCGTGTCGCAATTCCCCGATGCCCGCCGTCCGAAGCTGATCTGGTTCAACGGCGCGCTGACCCTTGCCCTGATGTGCACGCTGATCGCCGGCCTGTTGCCGCTGCCGGTGCTGTTCATGGTGGCGTTCAGTATCGCGATGATCGTCAACTACCCGTGCCTGCAACAACAGAAAGACCGCGTCGCGGCCCACGCCGGCAGCGTATTGGCGGTGGTCGGGTTGATCTTCGCCGCCGGCATCTTCACCGGCATCCTGTCGGGCACTGGCATGGTCGACGCCATGTCCAAGAGCCTGCTGGCGGTCATCCCTGAAGCCATGGGCCCGTACCTGGCGGTGATCACGGCGCTGGCGAGCATGCCGTTTACCTTCTTCATGTCCAACGATGCGTTCTACTATGGCGTGCTGCCGGTACTGGCCGAAGCCGCCAGCCACTACGGCATAACCGCCGTGGAAATGGCCCGCGCCTCGATCGTCGGGCAACCGGTGCATCTGCTGAGCCCACTGGTACCCTCGACCTACCTGCTGGTCGCCCTGGCGGGTATCGAGTTTGGCGATCACCAGCGCTTCACCCTCAAGTGGGCAGTACTGGTATGCCTGTGCATAATGTTCGCCGCGTTGCTGATGGGGATTTTTCCGCTGTTCAGCAATCTATAA
- a CDS encoding DUF2388 domain-containing protein, protein MAFSYRLLIVPVMFCACWAPPASAFDVSIQSTVVSAYATSKVTSAPFDNKLVRVAKDDAAAFIATDGQWRGARLESALDYLRRTQPKLHASDLELAQAILVQ, encoded by the coding sequence ATGGCTTTTTCATACCGCCTATTGATTGTTCCTGTGATGTTCTGCGCCTGCTGGGCACCGCCGGCTTCGGCCTTTGACGTGTCCATCCAGAGCACCGTTGTCAGCGCGTACGCCACCAGCAAGGTGACCTCTGCGCCGTTCGACAACAAGTTGGTACGGGTTGCCAAGGATGATGCTGCTGCTTTCATTGCCACTGACGGCCAATGGCGGGGCGCACGCTTGGAGTCCGCGCTGGATTACCTGCGCCGTACCCAGCCAAAACTTCATGCGAGCGACCTTGAACTGGCGCAGGCAATTCTCGTCCAATAA
- a CDS encoding NAD(P) transhydrogenase subunit alpha, whose product MEELISPGIYNLIIFVLAIYVGYHVVWNVTPALHTPLMAVTNAISAIVIVGAMLAAALTVTPLGKTMGTLAVALAAVNVFGGFLVTRRMLEMFKKKAPKVKEEAPKS is encoded by the coding sequence ATGGAAGAGCTTATCTCCCCCGGTATCTACAACCTGATCATCTTTGTGCTGGCGATTTATGTCGGTTACCACGTGGTCTGGAACGTGACACCCGCGCTGCACACGCCGTTGATGGCCGTGACCAACGCCATTTCGGCCATTGTGATCGTCGGCGCCATGCTCGCTGCCGCCCTCACGGTGACGCCGCTGGGCAAGACGATGGGCACCCTGGCCGTGGCCCTGGCAGCGGTCAACGTATTTGGTGGCTTTCTGGTCACGCGCCGCATGCTTGAGATGTTCAAGAAAAAAGCCCCGAAAGTAAAAGAAGAGGCGCCAAAGTCATGA
- a CDS encoding Re/Si-specific NAD(P)(+) transhydrogenase subunit alpha, which produces MHIGVPLETQTGETRVAATPETIKKLIGQGHKVTVQSGAGIKASIVDSAYETAGATIGSANDAFGAELILKVVAPSDSELVLIKSGTVLVGMLNPFSNETIAKLAERGITAFALEAAPRTSRAQSLDVLSSQANIAGYKAVLLAAHHYPRFMPMLMTAAGTVKAARVLILGAGVAGLQAIATAKRLGAVIEASDVRPAVKEQIESLGAKFVDVPYETDEERECAVGVGGYARPMPTSWMQRQALAVHERAKQADIVITTALIPGRKAPILLSAETVAQMKPGSVVIDLAAAQGGNCPLTVADQVVVENGVIICGPTNLAGAVAADASALYARNLLDFLKLVFTKEGQFEINLEDDIVAACLMCRDGQVIRKNA; this is translated from the coding sequence GTGCACATTGGTGTTCCTCTCGAAACCCAGACCGGTGAAACGCGGGTGGCTGCCACCCCGGAAACCATCAAGAAGCTGATCGGCCAGGGCCATAAGGTCACTGTACAAAGCGGCGCAGGCATTAAAGCCAGCATCGTCGACAGTGCCTATGAAACGGCAGGCGCAACCATTGGCAGCGCCAACGATGCGTTTGGCGCCGAACTGATCCTCAAGGTGGTTGCCCCCAGCGACAGCGAACTGGTGCTGATCAAAAGCGGCACCGTATTGGTGGGCATGCTCAATCCGTTCAGCAACGAAACCATCGCCAAGCTCGCAGAACGCGGCATCACGGCCTTCGCTCTCGAAGCGGCGCCACGCACCTCGCGGGCCCAGAGCCTGGATGTGCTGTCTTCACAAGCCAACATTGCCGGCTACAAGGCGGTATTGCTGGCTGCCCACCACTACCCGCGCTTCATGCCGATGTTGATGACCGCCGCAGGCACCGTGAAAGCGGCCCGCGTGCTGATCCTTGGCGCTGGCGTCGCCGGTTTGCAGGCCATCGCCACGGCGAAACGCCTGGGTGCAGTAATCGAAGCCTCTGATGTACGCCCGGCCGTAAAGGAACAGATCGAATCCCTCGGCGCCAAGTTCGTCGATGTGCCTTACGAAACCGATGAGGAACGTGAATGCGCGGTCGGCGTCGGTGGTTACGCACGCCCGATGCCCACCAGTTGGATGCAGCGCCAGGCCCTGGCTGTGCACGAGCGCGCCAAGCAAGCCGATATCGTCATCACCACGGCATTGATCCCCGGTCGCAAAGCACCGATCTTGCTCAGCGCCGAAACCGTCGCACAGATGAAGCCGGGCTCGGTCGTCATTGACCTCGCGGCAGCCCAGGGCGGCAACTGCCCGCTGACGGTCGCAGATCAAGTGGTGGTGGAAAACGGCGTGATCATTTGCGGCCCGACCAACCTGGCCGGCGCCGTGGCCGCCGATGCGTCGGCCTTGTATGCACGCAACCTGCTGGACTTCCTGAAGCTGGTGTTCACCAAGGAAGGGCAGTTTGAAATCAACCTCGAAGACGACATCGTCGCCGCGTGCCTGATGTGCCGCGACGGCCAAGTCATCCGCAAAAACGCCTAA
- a CDS encoding DUF2388 domain-containing protein yields MRSPLIIAALGLLFLADVAQAQTLKATSNIIVRASARTIDFTSDTTTSIRDSKIVREAHDDAASFVATNGEIRGAQLEAAFDTLRTRVPEARDASDQTLAEAILAL; encoded by the coding sequence ATGCGTAGCCCGTTGATCATCGCCGCCCTCGGCCTGCTGTTTTTGGCCGATGTCGCCCAGGCGCAAACCCTGAAGGCCACCAGTAACATCATCGTCCGTGCTTCGGCGCGCACTATTGATTTCACCTCGGACACCACCACCTCCATCCGCGACTCGAAGATCGTGCGTGAAGCCCACGATGATGCCGCCAGTTTCGTCGCCACCAACGGCGAGATCCGTGGTGCGCAGCTCGAAGCGGCCTTCGACACTTTGCGCACCCGCGTGCCAGAAGCCCGTGATGCCAGTGACCAGACGCTCGCCGAAGCTATTCTCGCTCTGTGA
- a CDS encoding NAD(P)(+) transhydrogenase (Re/Si-specific) subunit beta, which yields MSMNLVTTLYLIASICFIQALKGLSHPTTSRRGNLFGMLGMALAVITTVGLIYKLGAELATAGIGYVIVGLLIGGTAGSIMAKRVEMTKMPELVAFMHSMIGLAAVFIAIAAVVEPQSLGIVKHLGDAIPAGNRLELFLGAAIGAITFSGSVIAFGKLSGKYKFRLFQGAPVQFGGQHKLNLVLGLLTLGLGLAFMFTGNLTAFAVMLALAFVLGVLIIIPIGGADMPVVVSMLNSYSGWAAAGIGFSLNNSMLIIAGSLVGSSGAILSYIMCKAMNRSFFNVLLGGFGNTPDAAAAAGSKEARPVKSGSADDATFLLTNADTVIIVPGYGLAVARAQHALKELTEKLTHRGVTVKYAIHPVAGRMPGHMNVLLAEAEVPYDQVFEMEDINSEFGQADVVLVLGANDVVNPAAKNDPNSPIAGMPILEAFKAKTIIVNKRSMASGYAGLDNELFYLDKTMMVFGDAKKVIEDMVKAVE from the coding sequence ATGAGCATGAACCTCGTCACAACGCTCTACCTGATTGCGTCGATCTGTTTCATCCAAGCCCTCAAAGGCCTCTCGCACCCGACCACTTCGCGGCGCGGCAACCTGTTTGGCATGCTCGGCATGGCGCTGGCGGTAATCACCACCGTCGGCCTCATCTATAAGCTCGGCGCTGAGCTGGCGACTGCCGGTATCGGCTACGTGATCGTCGGCCTGCTGATCGGCGGCACCGCCGGCTCGATCATGGCCAAGCGCGTAGAAATGACCAAGATGCCGGAGCTGGTAGCTTTCATGCACAGCATGATCGGCCTGGCCGCAGTGTTTATCGCCATCGCAGCTGTCGTCGAGCCGCAATCGCTGGGCATCGTCAAACACCTGGGCGACGCGATTCCCGCAGGCAACCGCCTGGAGCTGTTCCTCGGCGCCGCCATCGGCGCAATCACCTTCTCCGGTTCGGTGATCGCCTTCGGCAAGCTGTCGGGCAAGTACAAGTTCCGCCTGTTCCAGGGCGCACCGGTACAGTTCGGCGGCCAGCACAAGCTCAACCTGGTGCTGGGCCTGCTCACGCTGGGGCTGGGCCTGGCGTTCATGTTCACCGGCAACCTGACGGCCTTCGCAGTGATGCTGGCCCTGGCCTTTGTCCTGGGCGTGCTGATCATCATCCCGATCGGCGGCGCCGACATGCCGGTCGTCGTGTCGATGCTCAACAGCTACTCCGGCTGGGCAGCGGCGGGCATCGGCTTCTCGCTGAACAATTCGATGCTGATCATCGCCGGCTCCCTGGTGGGTTCCAGCGGCGCAATCCTCTCGTACATCATGTGCAAGGCGATGAACCGTTCCTTCTTTAATGTACTGCTTGGCGGTTTCGGCAACACGCCAGACGCCGCCGCTGCGGCAGGCTCTAAAGAAGCACGACCGGTGAAATCCGGCTCGGCCGACGATGCCACGTTCCTGCTGACCAACGCCGACACCGTGATCATCGTGCCGGGCTACGGCCTGGCAGTGGCTCGGGCGCAACACGCGCTCAAGGAACTGACCGAGAAGCTGACTCACCGCGGCGTAACAGTGAAGTATGCGATCCACCCGGTAGCGGGCCGTATGCCTGGGCACATGAACGTACTGCTCGCCGAAGCCGAAGTGCCGTACGACCAGGTGTTCGAGATGGAAGACATCAACTCCGAGTTCGGCCAGGCCGACGTGGTACTGGTGCTGGGCGCCAACGACGTGGTCAACCCGGCCGCCAAGAACGATCCGAACTCACCGATCGCCGGCATGCCGATCCTTGAAGCGTTCAAGGCCAAGACCATCATCGTCAACAAGCGCTCGATGGCCAGCGGCTACGCGGGCCTGGATAACGAGTTGTTCTATCTGGACAAGACCATGATGGTCTTCGGTGATGCCAAGAAGGTCATCGAAGACATGGTCAAGGCCGTCGAATAA
- a CDS encoding DUF4105 domain-containing protein, translating to MRRINAWLLAGAVLLCAGTAQASLQLRLKTDGLSPAEQQASQALLDEAMGALPPRFIEQLDRRIDVGWTDKMPENAYGQASLVSELDLNQNLLASLTDGSAATQKTNRPHGTVRKEMLATVLHELTHIYDRARLWSKDERALIQRCSRQNSITGLIGLPDQCRGQNDRRFTLSDDPRLLDLAGWPQYVGRRGEREQYNNQVVRSPDIYETTSPLEFVAVNMEYFLLDPSYACRRPALARYYKEHFGWAPPGQDTCGNTYAFLNAGNDFAKTPLGQIDPERVYEIDYLLAEANQNLVSRWGHSMLRLVICAPGRPRGPDCRLDLDQHLVLSYRAFVGDVQLSSWDGLVGKYPSRLFVLPLAQVIDEYTKTELRGLASVPLKLNRQEINDTVEHAAEMHWSYDGNYFFISNNCAVESLKLLRSGSANPQLTGLDNITPNGLLEVLSARGLADTSVLNDKREALRLGYHFDSFRERYQAMFDVLRKRLPIKQTQVEEWLSLNAQERRQWFSQADLRTSAALLLLEQASYRKQLMLAQDEVKQRYLNARELKNGGMEKANNTLQQILANSGFLSRPAELLDSGGYGLPQPSEAKRLESESAERQKQLQSLTGELDKEVRALLEPARAAEIAACEANLKQMGEHLRALHKAAGGLELP from the coding sequence GTGAGGCGAATCAATGCCTGGCTCCTGGCCGGGGCCGTGCTGCTGTGTGCCGGTACAGCCCAGGCCAGCCTGCAGCTGCGGCTCAAGACCGATGGCTTGAGCCCGGCGGAACAGCAGGCCAGCCAGGCGCTGCTCGATGAAGCGATGGGCGCCTTGCCGCCGCGTTTCATCGAGCAGTTGGACCGCCGTATCGACGTCGGCTGGACCGATAAGATGCCTGAAAACGCTTATGGCCAGGCCTCCCTGGTGTCCGAACTGGACCTCAACCAGAACCTGCTTGCCAGCCTGACTGACGGCAGCGCCGCCACGCAGAAAACCAACCGCCCCCACGGCACCGTGCGCAAGGAAATGCTCGCCACCGTGCTGCATGAACTGACCCACATCTATGACCGTGCGCGCCTGTGGTCCAAAGACGAGCGCGCCCTGATCCAGCGCTGCAGCCGCCAGAACAGCATCACCGGTTTGATTGGCCTGCCCGATCAATGCCGTGGCCAGAATGACCGGCGCTTCACGCTCAGTGATGACCCACGCTTGCTGGACCTCGCCGGTTGGCCGCAATACGTCGGCCGTCGCGGCGAACGCGAACAGTACAATAATCAGGTGGTGCGCAGCCCGGATATCTACGAAACCACCAGCCCGCTGGAATTCGTCGCGGTCAACATGGAGTACTTCCTCCTCGACCCCAGCTACGCCTGCCGCCGTCCCGCGCTGGCGCGCTATTACAAGGAACACTTCGGCTGGGCACCGCCGGGGCAGGACACCTGTGGCAATACCTACGCGTTTTTGAACGCCGGCAATGACTTCGCCAAGACCCCGCTGGGCCAGATCGACCCGGAGCGCGTGTACGAAATCGACTACCTGCTCGCCGAAGCCAACCAGAATCTGGTAAGCCGCTGGGGCCACAGCATGCTACGCCTGGTGATCTGCGCGCCGGGCCGTCCGCGCGGGCCGGATTGCCGGCTGGACCTGGATCAGCATCTGGTGTTGTCCTACCGCGCCTTCGTCGGTGACGTACAGCTGTCGAGCTGGGATGGCCTGGTGGGCAAATACCCGTCGCGCCTGTTCGTGCTGCCGCTGGCCCAGGTCATCGACGAATACACCAAGACCGAACTGCGTGGCTTGGCATCGGTGCCGCTGAAACTCAACCGCCAGGAAATCAACGACACGGTCGAGCATGCCGCCGAGATGCACTGGAGCTACGACGGCAACTACTTCTTTATTTCCAACAACTGCGCGGTAGAAAGCCTGAAGCTGTTGCGCAGCGGCAGCGCCAACCCGCAATTGACCGGCCTGGACAACATCACCCCCAACGGTTTGCTGGAAGTCCTCAGCGCCCGTGGGTTGGCCGATACCAGCGTGCTGAACGACAAGCGCGAGGCGTTGCGCCTGGGTTACCACTTCGACTCGTTCCGCGAGCGCTACCAGGCGATGTTCGATGTACTGCGCAAGCGTCTGCCGATCAAGCAGACCCAAGTCGAGGAGTGGCTGTCGCTGAATGCGCAAGAGCGCCGCCAATGGTTCAGCCAGGCCGACTTGCGCACCAGCGCCGCGTTGCTGTTGCTGGAACAAGCCAGCTATCGCAAACAACTGATGCTCGCCCAGGACGAAGTCAAACAACGCTACCTCAATGCCCGGGAGCTGAAAAACGGCGGCATGGAGAAAGCCAATAACACGCTGCAGCAAATTCTCGCCAACAGCGGCTTCCTCAGCCGTCCGGCCGAACTGCTCGACAGTGGCGGCTACGGCCTGCCGCAACCTTCAGAAGCCAAGCGGCTGGAATCGGAAAGTGCCGAGCGCCAGAAGCAATTGCAATCGCTGACCGGCGAACTGGATAAAGAGGTAAGGGCGCTGCTCGAGCCTGCCCGTGCTGCCGAGATTGCCGCTTGCGAAGCCAATCTCAAGCAGATGGGCGAACATCTGCGGGCGTTGCACAAGGCGGCCGGTGGCCTCGAACTGCCCTGA
- a CDS encoding LysR family transcriptional regulator: MRRKIPSTTALISFEAAARHESFTKAAQELSITQGAICRQIASLEEFLSVELFRRSRRGVKLTEAGLSYSRRVAKQLDAVERDTLSVMGQQGANVIELAVVPTFGTQWLIPRLKDFQQQHPEVTVNLTNRTRPFLFADTEFDAAIYFGDADWSGTESHRLMGENPVPVCSPRLLGDLAHFTPREIAELPLLQQTTRPYAWRQWFNAQQLSVPRDMTGPRYELFSMLSQAAMHDMGIALIPPFLIQRELQEKQLMIAANQTLSSDKAYYLMIPERKVESASLHAFRDWLIGQSQRYNSNI; encoded by the coding sequence ATGCGCAGGAAAATCCCCAGCACTACCGCGCTCATCAGCTTTGAAGCAGCAGCCCGCCACGAGAGCTTCACCAAGGCGGCGCAGGAGCTTTCCATCACGCAAGGTGCGATCTGCCGACAGATCGCCAGCCTTGAAGAGTTTTTGAGTGTCGAACTGTTTCGGCGCTCGCGGCGCGGGGTGAAGCTGACCGAGGCGGGGCTGTCCTATAGCCGCAGAGTGGCTAAGCAACTGGATGCGGTGGAGCGCGATACCCTTTCAGTCATGGGCCAGCAGGGCGCGAACGTGATCGAACTGGCGGTGGTACCGACGTTTGGCACCCAGTGGCTGATCCCGCGCCTGAAGGACTTCCAACAGCAGCATCCGGAAGTGACGGTCAACCTGACCAACCGCACACGCCCCTTCCTCTTTGCCGACACCGAGTTCGACGCTGCGATCTACTTCGGCGATGCCGACTGGTCCGGCACGGAATCCCATCGGCTCATGGGTGAAAACCCGGTGCCCGTCTGCAGCCCACGCTTACTCGGCGACCTTGCGCACTTCACTCCTCGGGAAATCGCCGAACTGCCTCTGCTGCAGCAGACAACCCGCCCTTATGCCTGGCGCCAGTGGTTCAACGCCCAGCAACTGAGCGTTCCCCGCGACATGACAGGCCCGCGTTACGAGCTATTCTCAATGTTGTCCCAGGCGGCTATGCATGACATGGGCATCGCGTTGATCCCGCCCTTCTTGATCCAGCGGGAGTTACAGGAGAAACAGTTGATGATCGCCGCTAACCAGACCCTGAGCAGCGATAAGGCCTATTACTTGATGATTCCAGAACGAAAGGTCGAATCTGCTTCATTGCATGCGTTCCGAGACTGGCTTATCGGCCAATCTCAGCGCTACAACTCCAATATTTAA
- a CDS encoding TerC family protein, with the protein MEWLTNPEIWIAFFTLTALEIVLGIDNIIMISILVSRMPKHMQARTRIFGLALAMVTRILLLLSITWVMQLTADLFEVFGEGISGRDLILFFGGLFLLWKSSQEMYHALEGEDETNDEPKGAGGKFIYTIIQIAIIDIVFSLDSVITAVGMVSHVPVMIAAIVVAVLVMMLAAGTISEFIDKHPSLKILALSFLLVVGTVLIAESFDVHVPKGYVYFAMAFSLAVEAVNIKMRTAIAKKKKQQDPVKLRKDVPGQ; encoded by the coding sequence ATGGAATGGCTGACCAATCCGGAAATCTGGATTGCCTTCTTCACCCTGACGGCCCTCGAGATCGTCCTGGGCATCGATAACATCATCATGATTTCGATCCTGGTCAGCCGCATGCCCAAGCACATGCAGGCACGCACCCGGATCTTCGGCCTCGCCCTGGCGATGGTCACGCGCATCCTGTTGCTGCTGTCGATCACCTGGGTCATGCAACTGACCGCCGACCTGTTCGAAGTGTTCGGCGAGGGCATTTCCGGTCGCGACCTGATCCTGTTCTTCGGTGGCCTGTTCCTGTTGTGGAAAAGCTCCCAGGAGATGTACCACGCCCTGGAAGGTGAAGATGAAACCAACGACGAGCCTAAAGGCGCCGGCGGCAAATTCATCTACACCATCATCCAGATTGCGATCATCGACATTGTGTTCTCCCTGGATTCGGTCATCACCGCCGTCGGCATGGTTTCCCATGTGCCGGTAATGATTGCCGCTATCGTGGTTGCCGTACTGGTGATGATGCTGGCCGCTGGCACCATCAGCGAATTCATCGACAAGCACCCGTCGCTGAAGATACTGGCGCTGTCGTTCCTGCTGGTAGTGGGTACCGTGCTGATCGCTGAATCCTTCGACGTGCACGTGCCAAAAGGCTACGTCTACTTCGCCATGGCGTTCTCGCTGGCAGTGGAAGCAGTGAACATCAAGATGCGCACTGCCATCGCGAAAAAGAAGAAACAGCAGGACCCGGTGAAACTGCGCAAGGACGTTCCGGGTCAATAA
- a CDS encoding acetyl-CoA hydrolase/transferase family protein, translating into MYRDRIRLPSLLNKVMSAADAAALIEDGMTVGMSGFTRAGEAKAVPHALAERAKTSPLKITLMTGASLGNDLDKQLTEAGVLSRRMPFQVDSTLRKAINAGEVMFIDQHLSETVEQLRNNQLKLPDIAVIEAVAITELGHIVPTTSVGNSASFAIFAKQVIVEINLAHNPNLEGLHDIYIPSYRPTRTPIPLVKVDDRIGSPAIPIPPEKIVAIVITNQADSASTVTPPDSDTQGIANHLINFLKQEVDAGRMTNKLGPLQAGIGNIANAVMCGLIDSPFEDLTMYSEVLQDSTFDLIDAGKLSFASGSSITLSERRNADVFGNLEHYKDKLVLRPQEISNHPEVVRRLGIIGINTALEFDIYGNVNSTHVCGTRMMNGIGGSGDFARNAHLAIFVTKSIAKGGAISSVVPMVSHVDHTEHDVDILVTEVGLADLRGLAPRERARVIIDNCVHPAYRDALNSYFEAACALGGHTPHILRDALSWHINLEETGHMLKA; encoded by the coding sequence ATGTACCGTGATCGTATCCGCTTGCCTTCGTTGTTGAACAAGGTCATGAGCGCGGCAGACGCCGCAGCACTGATCGAGGACGGCATGACCGTCGGCATGAGCGGCTTCACCCGCGCCGGTGAAGCCAAGGCCGTTCCTCACGCCCTGGCCGAGCGCGCCAAGACTTCCCCGCTGAAAATCACCCTGATGACCGGCGCCAGCCTGGGCAACGACCTGGACAAGCAATTGACCGAAGCCGGCGTACTCTCACGACGCATGCCCTTTCAAGTGGACAGCACGCTGCGCAAGGCGATCAACGCGGGCGAGGTGATGTTTATCGACCAGCACCTGTCGGAAACCGTCGAGCAACTGCGCAATAACCAGCTCAAGTTGCCGGACATCGCGGTAATCGAAGCCGTTGCAATCACCGAGCTTGGGCATATCGTACCCACCACGTCGGTAGGCAACTCGGCCAGCTTCGCGATTTTTGCCAAGCAAGTGATCGTCGAGATCAACCTGGCGCATAACCCTAACCTGGAAGGGCTGCACGATATTTACATCCCCTCTTATCGGCCAACCCGCACGCCGATTCCGCTGGTTAAAGTCGACGATCGCATTGGCAGCCCGGCGATTCCTATCCCGCCCGAGAAGATCGTCGCCATCGTGATCACCAACCAGGCCGATTCGGCGTCCACCGTAACGCCACCCGACAGTGATACCCAAGGCATCGCCAATCACCTGATCAACTTTCTGAAACAGGAAGTAGACGCCGGCCGCATGACCAACAAGCTCGGCCCGCTGCAGGCCGGTATCGGCAATATCGCTAACGCGGTGATGTGTGGCCTGATTGACTCGCCGTTCGAAGACTTGACCATGTATTCGGAAGTGCTGCAGGACTCGACGTTCGACTTGATCGACGCCGGCAAGCTGAGCTTCGCCTCCGGCAGCTCGATTACCCTGTCGGAGCGGCGCAATGCCGACGTGTTCGGCAATCTTGAGCACTACAAGGACAAATTGGTGCTGCGCCCGCAGGAAATTTCCAACCATCCTGAAGTGGTGCGTCGCCTGGGCATTATTGGTATCAACACCGCGCTGGAGTTCGATATCTACGGCAACGTCAATTCCACCCACGTTTGCGGCACGCGAATGATGAACGGCATTGGCGGCTCCGGCGACTTTGCGCGCAATGCGCACTTGGCGATCTTCGTGACCAAGTCGATTGCCAAAGGCGGCGCGATTTCCAGCGTGGTACCGATGGTGAGCCACGTGGACCACACCGAACATGACGTAGACATCCTGGTGACCGAAGTGGGCCTGGCCGACTTGCGTGGCCTGGCGCCACGGGAGCGGGCCCGAGTGATCATCGACAACTGTGTGCACCCGGCGTATCGCGATGCGCTGAACAGTTACTTCGAGGCTGCCTGCGCGCTTGGCGGGCATACCCCGCACATCCTGCGTGATGCACTGAGCTGGCACATTAACCTGGAAGAAACCGGACACATGCTCAAGGCTTGA
- a CDS encoding DUF1127 domain-containing protein: protein MERTLSSELFFEEKAVNTQASLPLRVLANLMLWQRRISSRHQLARLDSRLLADAGISEAQRYEELSKPFWR, encoded by the coding sequence ATGGAACGTACACTCAGTTCCGAACTGTTCTTCGAAGAAAAAGCTGTTAACACCCAGGCTTCCCTGCCTCTGCGCGTTCTCGCCAACCTGATGTTGTGGCAGCGCCGCATCTCCAGCCGCCACCAACTGGCTCGCCTGGATTCGCGTCTGCTGGCCGATGCTGGTATCAGCGAAGCTCAACGCTACGAAGAGCTGAGCAAGCCGTTCTGGCGCTGA